The following are from one region of the Cloacibacterium normanense genome:
- a CDS encoding MBL fold metallo-hydrolase, giving the protein MKIEQIYTGCLAQGAYYIVSEGEAAIIDPLREVQPYLDRLEKDNVKLKYIFETHFHADFVSGHVDLSKKTGAPIIYGPTAAPEFEAIVAEDNQVFEIGKIKIKVLHTPGHTMESSTYLLIDENGKNHAIFSGDTLFLGDVGRPDLAQKAANLTQEELAGLLYDSLYHKILPLEDDITVYPAHGAGSACGKNMQKETVDTLGNQKQTNYALKQTSKESFIAAVLDGLTAPPKYFGMNVAMNKKGYTSFDEVLAKGKTALSVDEFETAAEETGALILDTRNAAEFYKGFIPQSINIGLKGDFAPWVGSMIVDVQQPILLVCDDCTEEETITRLSRVGFDNVLGYLKGGFESWKNSGKEIDTVHRISPEEFAEKFNENSKVIDVRKEGEYAAEHVNDAYSKPLAYINDWVGNINPDEHFFLHCAGGYRSMIAASILQARGYRNFTEVEGGFNGIKKTEKVPTTDFVCQSKTAL; this is encoded by the coding sequence ATGAAAATAGAACAAATTTATACCGGTTGTTTAGCTCAAGGAGCTTATTACATTGTTTCTGAAGGAGAAGCAGCCATCATTGATCCATTAAGAGAGGTACAACCTTATCTTGATCGATTGGAAAAAGATAATGTAAAACTCAAGTACATTTTTGAGACCCATTTTCATGCAGATTTTGTATCTGGTCACGTAGATTTATCTAAAAAAACTGGAGCTCCTATTATATATGGACCAACTGCTGCGCCAGAATTTGAAGCCATCGTAGCAGAAGACAATCAAGTTTTCGAAATTGGAAAAATAAAAATCAAAGTTCTTCACACTCCAGGTCATACCATGGAAAGTTCTACTTATTTATTGATAGACGAAAATGGAAAAAACCATGCAATCTTCTCTGGTGACACTTTATTTTTAGGAGATGTAGGAAGACCTGATTTAGCTCAAAAAGCAGCAAATCTTACACAAGAAGAATTAGCAGGTTTGCTTTATGATTCACTGTACCACAAAATTCTTCCTTTAGAAGATGATATTACCGTTTATCCAGCTCATGGTGCTGGTTCTGCATGTGGAAAAAACATGCAAAAAGAAACAGTAGACACTTTAGGAAATCAAAAACAAACCAATTACGCTCTAAAACAAACCTCTAAAGAAAGTTTTATTGCTGCAGTTTTAGACGGTTTAACCGCTCCACCGAAATATTTCGGTATGAATGTAGCAATGAACAAAAAAGGCTATACCAGTTTTGATGAAGTTTTAGCAAAAGGTAAAACCGCACTTTCAGTAGATGAATTTGAAACTGCTGCCGAAGAAACTGGAGCACTCATTTTAGACACCAGAAATGCTGCAGAATTTTATAAAGGATTTATTCCTCAATCGATTAATATCGGGTTGAAAGGAGATTTTGCACCTTGGGTTGGAAGCATGATTGTAGATGTTCAACAGCCTATTCTTTTGGTTTGTGATGATTGCACCGAAGAAGAAACCATTACTAGACTTTCTAGAGTGGGATTTGATAATGTTTTAGGATACTTAAAAGGTGGCTTTGAAAGTTGGAAAAATTCAGGAAAAGAAATTGATACCGTTCATAGAATTTCGCCAGAAGAATTTGCAGAAAAATTCAATGAAAATAGTAAGGTTATAGACGTAAGAAAAGAAGGAGAATATGCCGCAGAACACGTAAATGATGCTTATAGTAAACCTTTAGCATACATTAATGATTGGGTAGGAAACATCAATCCAGATGAACATTTCTTCTTGCATTGTGCAGGTGGCTACAGAAGCATGATTGCTGCAAGTATTTTACAAGCAAGAGGTTATAGAAATTTCACAGAAGTAGAAGGTGGTTTTAACGGAATTAAAAAAACAGAAAAAGTTCCTACTACAGATTTTGTGTGTCAAAGTAAAACTGCATTATAA
- a CDS encoding cupin domain-containing protein — MNIFEKTDFTGDKPSVVSIKKSEKVNLFTVGLSEKQVLAKHITTIPATLVLLRGKVDFNISGETVVLREGDVYEIPVNVEHEVVGRDIENVFLIVKEL; from the coding sequence ATGAATATTTTCGAAAAAACAGACTTCACAGGAGATAAACCTTCTGTGGTAAGCATCAAAAAATCTGAAAAAGTCAACCTTTTTACCGTAGGCTTATCAGAAAAGCAAGTGTTAGCTAAGCATATCACAACTATTCCTGCGACTTTAGTTTTGCTAAGAGGAAAAGTAGACTTTAACATCTCTGGAGAAACGGTTGTTTTAAGAGAAGGAGATGTTTACGAAATCCCAGTAAATGTAGAACATGAAGTGGTAGGAAGAGATATAGAAAATGTATTCTTAATTGTAAAAGAGTTATAA
- a CDS encoding methyltransferase: MNQFDQNFWNSRWENGETGWDIGEASSPIAEYFLQVEDKEVKILIPGCGNAHEAELLLEEGFTNIMLLDIAQKACEVISQKFSHHEVEVICEDFFEHQGKYDIIVEQTFFCALDPILRAKYVEKMHDLLTENGKIIGVMFNKDFGNPFPPFGGNIEEYKSLFSEKFEIKTLENCYNSIKPRQNTEVFINFTKK; this comes from the coding sequence TTGAATCAATTCGATCAAAATTTTTGGAATTCTCGTTGGGAAAATGGCGAAACAGGTTGGGACATAGGCGAAGCCTCTTCACCTATTGCAGAGTATTTTTTGCAAGTAGAAGATAAAGAGGTAAAAATATTAATTCCCGGCTGCGGAAATGCTCACGAAGCAGAATTGCTTTTAGAAGAAGGTTTTACAAACATCATGCTTCTAGACATTGCTCAGAAAGCTTGTGAAGTGATTTCTCAGAAGTTTTCTCATCATGAAGTAGAAGTCATCTGCGAAGATTTTTTCGAACACCAAGGAAAATATGACATCATTGTAGAACAAACTTTTTTCTGCGCACTTGATCCAATTCTAAGAGCAAAATATGTAGAAAAAATGCACGATTTACTTACCGAAAATGGCAAAATCATTGGTGTAATGTTCAATAAAGATTTTGGGAATCCATTCCCACCATTTGGTGGAAATATTGAGGAATATAAATCACTTTTTAGCGAAAAATTCGAGATTAAAACATTAGAAAACTGCTACAACAGTATAAAACCGAGACAAAACACCGAAGTTTTTATTAACTTCACTAAAAAATAA
- a CDS encoding YgaP family membrane protein, which yields MKKNMGPTDKYIRLFVALILAVLVYLKVIEGTWGIAATAVAFVFLLTGAIGFCPLYTLFGINTCKKE from the coding sequence ATGAAAAAAAACATGGGACCAACAGACAAGTACATCAGACTTTTCGTTGCATTAATTTTAGCCGTTTTGGTTTACCTTAAAGTAATAGAAGGAACTTGGGGAATCGCAGCAACTGCAGTTGCATTCGTTTTTCTATTAACTGGAGCCATCGGCTTTTGTCCGCTTTATACTTTATTTGGCATTAACACTTGCAAAAAAGAGTAA
- a CDS encoding DUF6132 family protein, with the protein MEIFIKKYKLGLIGIVLGGILGYAYYHFIGCNTGTCAITSKPINSSVYGMVMGYLILSTFEKTKENK; encoded by the coding sequence ATGGAAATTTTTATCAAAAAATACAAATTAGGACTCATCGGAATCGTATTAGGCGGAATTTTAGGTTACGCTTATTACCATTTTATTGGGTGCAATACAGGAACTTGTGCCATTACGTCTAAACCTATCAACAGTTCGGTTTATGGTATGGTGATGGGTTACCTTATTCTTTCAACTTTCGAAAAAACAAAAGAAAATAAATAA
- a CDS encoding rhodanese-like domain-containing protein, with protein MLGFLKNLFGGKSVDYAELVKNGAQIIDVRTPAEFNGGHVKGAKNIPLQSLSQNLGKINKNKPVITCCASGARSAAAKSILQNSGFTEVYNGGGWMSLKNKLS; from the coding sequence ATGTTAGGATTTTTAAAAAACTTATTTGGCGGTAAAAGTGTAGATTACGCAGAATTGGTAAAAAATGGAGCTCAAATTATAGACGTAAGAACGCCTGCAGAATTTAATGGTGGTCATGTAAAAGGTGCTAAAAACATTCCGCTACAATCGCTAAGTCAAAATTTAGGAAAAATCAATAAAAACAAACCTGTAATCACATGTTGTGCAAGTGGCGCAAGAAGTGCTGCCGCAAAAAGCATTTTACAAAACAGTGGATTTACAGAAGTTTATAACGGCGGCGGTTGGATGAGTCTTAAAAACAAATTATCATAA
- a CDS encoding thioredoxin family protein → MSQKFQEIISSEKPVLIDFFAVWCQPCRVQSSVLVTVKEQVGDNARIIKIDVDQYPDIAAQYNVRGVPTLALFKKGEMLWRESGVHDVNTLVNLINQHK, encoded by the coding sequence ATGTCACAAAAATTTCAAGAAATCATCAGTTCTGAAAAACCAGTATTAATAGACTTTTTTGCAGTGTGGTGTCAACCGTGCAGAGTACAATCTTCTGTATTAGTCACTGTAAAAGAACAAGTAGGAGACAATGCCAGAATTATAAAAATAGATGTAGACCAATATCCTGATATTGCAGCTCAATATAACGTGAGAGGCGTTCCTACCCTTGCTCTTTTCAAAAAAGGTGAAATGCTTTGGAGAGAAAGTGGCGTACATGATGTAAATACTTTGGTGAATCTCATCAATCAACACAAATAA
- a CDS encoding helix-turn-helix domain-containing protein has product MSNFPVYSACDLISTENSESEIVVHELQDLLTEKSFIPEKPHRHTFHQILYVEEGAGIHKIDFEDYSIDSPIIYFISAGQVHDLNFKKQVTKGYLINFNAEFFTSFLAKSHCIDKLPFFRINGNFTSYQIKKDKAEELKEIFDKINFEYKQQKRKSEDLIRIYLLELFYFILNDEENTDENINITNQRILINKFQKLVEENYTAEHYPKFYADKLAITANYLNFVCRTFAGKKAGEIIRNRIILEAKRLLINSELSISQISFHLGFEDNSYFTKFFKTHARISPSEFRQHLNK; this is encoded by the coding sequence ATGAGTAATTTTCCTGTTTATAGCGCTTGCGATTTAATTTCTACTGAAAATTCAGAAAGTGAAATCGTAGTTCATGAATTGCAAGATTTATTGACAGAAAAAAGTTTTATTCCAGAAAAACCTCATCGTCACACTTTTCACCAGATTCTGTACGTAGAAGAAGGCGCTGGAATTCATAAAATAGATTTTGAAGATTATTCTATAGATTCGCCCATCATCTATTTCATTTCTGCGGGACAAGTACATGATTTGAATTTCAAAAAACAAGTGACCAAAGGTTATTTGATTAATTTCAATGCAGAATTTTTTACTTCATTTCTCGCAAAATCTCATTGTATAGATAAATTGCCATTTTTCAGAATTAATGGAAACTTCACTTCATACCAAATCAAAAAAGACAAAGCTGAAGAACTCAAAGAAATTTTTGACAAAATTAATTTCGAATACAAACAACAAAAAAGAAAATCCGAAGATTTAATCAGAATTTATCTTCTCGAATTGTTTTACTTCATTTTAAACGACGAAGAAAACACAGACGAAAACATAAATATTACCAATCAAAGAATTTTAATCAATAAATTCCAAAAGCTGGTAGAAGAAAACTATACCGCTGAACATTATCCCAAATTTTATGCAGATAAGCTCGCGATTACTGCTAATTACCTCAATTTCGTATGTAGAACTTTTGCAGGCAAAAAGGCTGGAGAAATCATTAGAAACAGGATTATTTTAGAAGCCAAAAGATTGCTCATCAACTCAGAATTAAGCATTTCTCAGATTTCATTTCATTTAGGTTTTGAAGACAATTCGTATTTTACCAAGTTTTTCAAAACCCACGCTAGAATTTCGCCTTCTGAATTCAGACAACATCTTAATAAATAA
- a CDS encoding DUF4476 domain-containing protein — protein MRKFYFLLAAFIALEFSAQEAGKAGELLKNEASKTETSAKKEVFGRNNSQDKSSVFRNDNGFRNSTEKSRPNYNWNQNYAYGYAEVFLRIPEQGYFSIEIGDQKISNASGKFRFFDLTPGNNVISIYERNFLVYRTRINIKNNTRLVLDYFTHQGLYLLGTYNLRNNYGNVWNDTWNSPYGNGNGNSWDPYDDYQNDYGYGDAYGNVMSDREFSSFLQMLKKQSFDDRRLDFLKSQLNRTDFNTRQIKSIMKEFSFDKNRLEFAKMAYRNCVDKRNYFELYDAFDFESYARELNKFVQNQR, from the coding sequence ATGAGAAAATTTTATTTTTTATTAGCCGCATTCATCGCATTAGAATTTAGTGCACAAGAAGCAGGAAAAGCTGGAGAATTATTAAAAAACGAAGCGAGCAAAACCGAAACTTCTGCAAAAAAAGAAGTTTTTGGCAGAAATAACTCTCAAGATAAATCTTCAGTTTTTAGAAACGATAATGGTTTTAGAAATTCTACAGAAAAATCAAGACCTAATTATAATTGGAACCAAAACTACGCTTATGGTTACGCCGAAGTTTTCTTAAGAATTCCAGAGCAAGGTTACTTTAGCATAGAAATTGGCGACCAAAAAATTTCTAACGCGTCAGGTAAATTTAGATTTTTTGACTTGACGCCAGGAAACAACGTTATTTCTATCTATGAAAGAAATTTCCTAGTGTACAGAACTAGAATCAACATTAAAAACAACACCAGATTGGTTTTAGACTATTTTACACATCAAGGTTTATATCTTCTAGGAACTTACAACCTAAGAAACAACTACGGAAATGTATGGAATGACACTTGGAACAGCCCTTACGGAAATGGAAACGGAAATTCTTGGGATCCTTATGATGATTATCAAAACGATTACGGATACGGAGATGCTTACGGAAATGTAATGAGCGACAGAGAATTCTCTTCTTTCTTACAAATGCTAAAAAAACAGAGTTTTGATGACAGAAGATTAGATTTCTTAAAAAGCCAACTCAATAGAACTGATTTCAACACGAGACAAATCAAATCTATTATGAAAGAGTTTAGTTTTGACAAAAACAGATTAGAATTTGCTAAGATGGCGTATAGAAATTGTGTAGACAAAAGAAACTATTTCGAATTGTATGACGCATTTGACTTCGAAAGTTACGCCAGAGAATTGAACAAATTTGTTCAAAACCAAAGATAA
- a CDS encoding YybH family protein encodes MFKTKDNPIIHLYIQKVGFRISETDFLFCGNFLFLTKIYHEKIVILIYILIFGVSFAQEKDILKVLHEQQTAWNNGDIENFMKGYWKDDSLLFIGSKGPTYGWQKTLDNYKKTYPNKEMMGILEFSDIQVKMLGKKHAYVFGKWKLIRANDTPNGIYTLVFQKFNDGWKIISDHTN; translated from the coding sequence TTGTTCAAAACCAAAGATAACCCAATCATTCATTTATATATACAAAAAGTCGGCTTCAGGATTTCTGAAACCGACTTTCTATTTTGTGGAAATTTCTTATTTTTAACAAAAATATATCATGAAAAAATCGTCATCCTTATTTATATTTTAATTTTTGGAGTTTCTTTCGCTCAAGAAAAAGATATTTTGAAAGTTTTGCATGAACAACAAACCGCTTGGAATAATGGCGATATTGAAAATTTCATGAAAGGATACTGGAAAGATGATTCACTTCTTTTTATCGGTTCAAAAGGACCAACTTACGGTTGGCAAAAAACGCTAGACAATTATAAAAAAACTTATCCCAACAAAGAAATGATGGGCATTCTAGAATTTTCTGACATTCAAGTGAAAATGCTAGGCAAAAAACACGCTTATGTTTTCGGAAAGTGGAAACTTATCCGTGCTAATGACACTCCGAATGGAATTTACACCTTGGTTTTTCAGAAATTTAATGATGGTTGGAAAATTATTTCAGACCATACAAATTAG
- a CDS encoding nitrilase-related carbon-nitrogen hydrolase, whose protein sequence is MKIIGLSQNIIWKEKHENFLLIEEKFKDLEADLFLLPEMFTTGFYMKAQEVADEEELALSWMKNFAKTKNAAIGGSVSVKDNGKFYNRFYFVKPDGTYHQYDKRHLFSYTGEDKVYTAGTERAVVEYLGFRFLLQVCFDARFPVFARNRKDYDVILNVANWPEARVLAWETLNRARAIENQAYVFALNRTGEDGNNLKYQESSHCFFADGTDVSIKNGDLIFAELDLQKLEAFRKEFPFLNDADDFKIVEL, encoded by the coding sequence ATGAAAATCATCGGTTTAAGTCAAAATATTATTTGGAAAGAAAAACATGAAAATTTTCTTTTGATAGAAGAAAAATTCAAGGATTTAGAAGCAGATTTGTTTTTACTTCCTGAGATGTTTACTACAGGTTTCTATATGAAAGCTCAGGAAGTAGCAGATGAAGAAGAACTTGCATTGTCTTGGATGAAGAATTTTGCCAAAACTAAAAATGCTGCAATTGGAGGAAGCGTTTCTGTAAAGGATAATGGCAAATTCTATAACCGATTTTATTTTGTAAAACCAGACGGAACTTACCATCAATATGACAAAAGGCATCTTTTTTCTTACACTGGCGAAGATAAAGTATACACTGCAGGAACAGAAAGAGCAGTGGTGGAATATCTGGGATTCAGATTTTTATTACAGGTTTGTTTTGATGCGAGATTTCCAGTTTTTGCTAGAAACAGAAAAGATTATGATGTCATTCTAAATGTCGCAAATTGGCCAGAAGCCAGAGTATTGGCTTGGGAAACATTAAATAGAGCAAGGGCAATCGAAAATCAAGCCTATGTTTTTGCTTTAAATAGAACTGGCGAAGACGGGAATAACTTGAAATATCAAGAAAGTAGTCATTGTTTTTTTGCAGATGGAACAGATGTTTCTATTAAAAATGGAGATTTAATCTTTGCAGAATTAGATTTGCAAAAATTAGAAGCTTTCAGAAAAGAGTTTCCTTTTTTGAACGATGCAGATGATTTTAAAATAGTAGAATTATAG
- a CDS encoding DUF6646 family protein codes for MKKLVLACTMLFAGQLAFAQAWQGKGDQKLQVGFNGYGNGTGVTATYDYGVSNVVSLGAGANFYFDGYRDNNEDNNVFVFGRVNFHLQDALNMPSKWDLYPGLDVGLLGNTFGLGAHLGVRYFFNNNVGAFIEAGNNGSIGLSFNF; via the coding sequence ATGAAAAAATTAGTATTAGCATGCACAATGTTGTTCGCAGGACAATTAGCATTTGCACAAGCATGGCAAGGTAAAGGCGACCAAAAATTACAAGTAGGTTTTAACGGTTACGGAAACGGAACTGGTGTTACAGCAACGTACGATTATGGAGTTTCTAATGTAGTTTCTTTAGGAGCAGGAGCAAATTTCTATTTCGACGGGTACAGAGACAATAATGAAGACAATAACGTTTTTGTTTTTGGTAGAGTTAATTTCCACCTTCAAGATGCACTTAACATGCCGAGCAAATGGGATTTATATCCTGGTTTAGACGTAGGTTTATTAGGAAATACATTCGGATTAGGTGCACACTTAGGTGTAAGATATTTCTTCAACAATAATGTAGGTGCATTTATAGAAGCTGGTAACAATGGTAGCATAGGTTTATCATTTAACTTCTAA
- the rseP gene encoding RIP metalloprotease RseP, translating to MELATQIFQFVLSISILVTLHELGHYLPAKWFKCRVEKFYLFFDPWFSLAKKKIGETEYGIGWIPFGGYVKIAGMVDESMDTEQLKQPAQPWEFRSKPAWQRLIIMLGGIFVNVLLAWGIYTCLNLFTGEKYHDLAKFENGIAVSEEGAKMGLMNGDKILKIDGKPAVRMENSMINMLLANEITVLRNGKEVSFAPKEDGIAHILGSKTAKLYITNRFAPVVDSLTEGPAKKTGLQKGDKIVALNGKTIRFFDEFSDGLAGKKNQPITVDVFRNNELKRFTFNTNKEGKIGFRPDFKEAEAAFNNTVTNQEYSFLPAIGRGFERTVESLTMQIKQFKLMFNKKIKGYKNVGGPIAIVKMMPKEIDWVAFWSFTAMFSAWLAFLNLLPIPGLDGGHALFTTWELITGKPVPQKVLENAQMIGVIFLMGLMLLIFGSDIYKFIISPFLK from the coding sequence ATGGAATTAGCAACACAGATATTTCAGTTTGTATTAAGTATATCTATTCTGGTAACATTACATGAATTGGGACATTATTTACCAGCAAAATGGTTTAAATGTAGAGTAGAAAAATTTTACCTTTTCTTTGATCCTTGGTTTTCTCTAGCCAAGAAAAAAATAGGAGAAACAGAATACGGAATTGGCTGGATTCCTTTTGGTGGTTATGTAAAAATTGCTGGAATGGTAGACGAAAGTATGGATACAGAACAACTGAAACAACCAGCTCAACCGTGGGAATTCCGAAGTAAACCAGCTTGGCAAAGACTCATCATTATGTTGGGTGGTATTTTTGTAAATGTTCTTTTAGCTTGGGGAATATATACCTGTCTTAATTTATTTACTGGCGAAAAATACCATGATTTAGCAAAATTCGAGAATGGAATTGCAGTTTCTGAAGAAGGTGCAAAAATGGGATTGATGAACGGCGACAAAATCTTAAAAATCGATGGAAAACCTGCCGTAAGAATGGAAAATTCTATGATTAATATGCTTCTTGCCAATGAAATCACGGTACTTAGAAACGGTAAAGAAGTTTCTTTCGCACCAAAAGAAGACGGAATTGCTCATATTTTAGGCTCAAAAACGGCTAAATTATACATCACCAATAGATTTGCACCAGTAGTAGATTCTTTAACAGAAGGGCCTGCAAAAAAAACTGGATTACAAAAAGGAGATAAAATTGTAGCTCTTAATGGTAAAACGATTAGATTTTTTGATGAATTTTCTGATGGACTAGCTGGAAAGAAAAACCAACCGATTACTGTAGACGTTTTTCGAAATAATGAATTAAAAAGATTTACTTTCAATACAAACAAAGAAGGAAAAATAGGTTTCAGACCAGATTTTAAAGAAGCTGAAGCTGCTTTCAACAATACAGTAACCAATCAAGAATACAGCTTTTTACCAGCAATTGGCAGAGGTTTTGAGAGAACTGTAGAATCTCTTACCATGCAGATTAAGCAGTTTAAATTAATGTTCAACAAAAAAATCAAAGGTTACAAAAATGTTGGCGGACCAATTGCAATTGTGAAAATGATGCCTAAAGAAATCGACTGGGTTGCATTTTGGAGTTTTACGGCTATGTTTTCTGCTTGGTTAGCGTTCCTTAACTTGTTACCAATTCCAGGATTAGATGGAGGTCATGCCTTATTTACGACTTGGGAACTCATCACAGGCAAGCCAGTTCCGCAAAAAGTTTTAGAAAATGCACAAATGATTGGAGTAATCTTTTTAATGGGATTAATGCTATTAATCTTTGGATCAGATATTTACAAATTTATCATTTCACCATTTTTAAAATAA
- the menD gene encoding 2-succinyl-5-enolpyruvyl-6-hydroxy-3-cyclohexene-1-carboxylic-acid synthase: MKQFSSKRSIQILGHVLQQYGIDKMVISPGSRNAPLAIHFSELDSFECFSIIDERSAAFVAMGMAKSLKQPVAISCTSGSAATNYYPAVVEAFYQNVPLLVLTADRPTDFVDLFDGQTIRQKDLFQQHSYGDFQLLEDDKENAEEENLKIVKTAIELCFEKQGPVHINIPLTEPLYQYATELPVFPSIEKTIQKRDFEISSTLVSEFNVAKRILILAGTLDKNPELLSLLSQFVKNHSVVVLTEANSNLYHDKFFNHIDRYVFNFTEEDFRTYAPDLLITIGQNVVSKKVKEFLRKAKPQNHWHIDEFWQPNTYFALTQEIKTKPEIFFSQLLKFAKLEPSAYFNLWDILRDKKDAKHDEYCKTIDFSDFKIFQILEQKIPSNYNIHISNSSAIRYAELFPYSQNHNIYCNRGTSGIDGSTSTAMGFAMMNENPTILISGELGFFYDINGLWNNYIPPYTRIIVMNNGEGNIFRIIPGPTTSNAIDEFIATKHQKNCENLAKHFGFGYFKVEDEDTLLRVLDNFFKPEAKPKILEINTADIQNAEVLKEYFKFLK; the protein is encoded by the coding sequence ATGAAACAATTCTCATCAAAACGCAGTATTCAGATTTTAGGACACGTTCTTCAGCAATATGGAATAGACAAAATGGTGATTTCACCAGGAAGCAGAAATGCTCCACTTGCTATTCATTTTTCAGAGCTAGATTCTTTTGAATGTTTCAGCATCATAGATGAAAGAAGCGCTGCTTTTGTAGCGATGGGAATGGCAAAATCTCTTAAGCAACCCGTTGCGATTTCTTGTACCTCTGGTTCTGCTGCTACCAATTATTATCCAGCTGTAGTAGAAGCGTTTTATCAAAACGTTCCGCTTTTGGTACTTACCGCAGACAGACCTACAGATTTTGTAGATTTATTTGACGGACAAACCATTCGTCAAAAAGACTTGTTTCAACAGCATTCCTACGGAGATTTTCAACTTTTGGAAGACGACAAAGAAAATGCAGAAGAAGAGAACTTAAAAATCGTAAAAACAGCGATAGAATTGTGTTTCGAGAAACAAGGTCCAGTTCATATCAATATTCCGCTTACAGAACCTTTATACCAATACGCTACGGAATTGCCAGTTTTCCCTAGCATTGAGAAAACCATTCAGAAAAGAGATTTCGAGATTTCTTCTACTCTAGTTTCTGAATTTAACGTGGCTAAAAGAATTTTGATTTTAGCAGGAACGCTAGACAAAAATCCTGAACTCCTAAGTTTATTGTCGCAATTCGTGAAAAATCATTCGGTGGTTGTGCTTACAGAAGCGAATTCTAACCTCTATCACGACAAGTTTTTCAATCATATTGACCGATATGTTTTTAATTTCACCGAAGAAGATTTTAGAACCTACGCTCCAGATTTACTCATCACGATTGGTCAAAACGTAGTTTCTAAAAAAGTGAAAGAATTTTTGAGAAAAGCAAAACCTCAAAATCATTGGCATATTGATGAATTTTGGCAACCCAACACTTATTTTGCATTAACTCAAGAAATCAAAACAAAACCAGAGATTTTCTTTAGTCAATTGTTGAAATTTGCCAAATTAGAACCATCAGCTTATTTTAATCTTTGGGATATTCTTCGTGATAAAAAAGACGCAAAACACGATGAATATTGTAAGACAATAGATTTTTCGGATTTTAAAATTTTCCAGATTTTAGAACAAAAAATTCCGAGTAACTATAACATTCATATTTCTAATTCTTCGGCGATTCGCTATGCAGAATTGTTCCCATATTCACAAAATCACAACATTTATTGCAACCGTGGAACCAGCGGAATAGACGGCTCTACTTCTACTGCGATGGGTTTTGCGATGATGAACGAAAATCCTACAATTTTGATTTCTGGCGAACTTGGATTTTTCTATGACATTAATGGACTTTGGAACAATTACATTCCGCCGTACACTAGAATTATCGTGATGAATAACGGTGAAGGAAATATTTTTAGAATTATTCCTGGACCTACCACTTCTAATGCAATAGACGAATTTATCGCGACCAAACATCAGAAAAACTGCGAAAATCTAGCCAAACATTTCGGTTTTGGATATTTTAAAGTGGAAGACGAAGATACGCTGTTAAGAGTTTTAGACAATTTCTTCAAGCCAGAAGCTAAACCCAAAATTTTAGAAATCAACACGGCTGACATTCAAAACGCAGAAGTTTTGAAAGAATACTTTAAGTTTTTGAAGTAG